The proteins below are encoded in one region of Shewanella algae:
- a CDS encoding putative bifunctional diguanylate cyclase/phosphodiesterase codes for MPRPAMAYVVPFCVFFIYLCLVAGEYFYERQSLESEAASVQIEQLKKELFRMQHLVEKAVGNHNLDSVAEEISLAATDFNIMVYILLDDTSLIRHANHVVWRDSRALQVIDGYSMELQRQVVNSGKPLIFANPDRLSIQAYYPIAAEAPVGFGEKVELIYLEYDLSPAMAKVTDALNVRFMRVWGLGALFVLGFMLVLHFMLIRPLRSLVWQARKGESSSFHIDSPWLFSEIRVLQDYLHQSQQKLQRTLKQLRDNEQRWLFAVEGTRNGIWDWNIASGEVFLSDRWKEMIGYGPHELEGLYSTWESRLHPDDREAVLSSLQAYLNGETEAFESVHRLRHKEGHYIWVLDRGMLVEWDEQGRPCRIIGTHADVSDDVRNQQALAHLANHDALTNLANRRALMDALYEQQKHCHNSLQCAALFLIDLDNFKTINDTLGHHLGDRLLIQLAARFSGYFTANTLVARLGGDEFVILAKDLTQDKTTAARRALALASEIRLLVARPFNISDKQLHVSASIGVCLFDDQDDIDAEELLKRADMAMFQAKEGGRDNCMIYNSEMEVKAHQNLLIQNELRYAIERQQLSLVYQPIVDSQGQLTGAEALLRWQHPQQGNISPADFIPIAEGSGLISEIGHWVILEVCRFIREQQAKGIKVPKIAINLSARQFNQPEFVERLIALLKAQGIATDALELELTEYALLTNLCIMNTRIDLLKKAGISVAIDDFGTGYSSLSYLQNLPLSRLKIDASFVQKIGSGRSADAIVRAIVEMAHSLELKVVAEGVETAQQRAFLNQLGCDSFQGYLFSQPLSETEFATLLHAPKHELPCAAPGS; via the coding sequence ATGCCAAGGCCTGCCATGGCCTATGTTGTTCCTTTTTGTGTATTTTTTATTTATCTCTGTCTTGTTGCCGGGGAGTATTTCTATGAGCGTCAGTCACTGGAGTCTGAGGCTGCTTCGGTTCAGATAGAACAACTCAAGAAAGAGCTGTTCAGGATGCAGCATCTTGTTGAGAAGGCTGTAGGTAACCACAACCTGGATAGCGTTGCTGAAGAAATATCTCTGGCGGCAACCGACTTCAATATAATGGTGTATATCCTGCTTGATGACACCAGCCTTATTCGCCACGCCAATCATGTAGTCTGGCGCGACAGCAGGGCTTTGCAGGTTATCGATGGCTATTCTATGGAACTGCAGCGGCAAGTGGTCAACTCAGGTAAACCCTTGATATTTGCCAATCCGGATCGACTATCGATACAAGCCTATTACCCTATTGCAGCAGAAGCACCCGTGGGCTTTGGTGAAAAGGTCGAGCTAATCTACCTGGAATATGATTTGTCACCGGCAATGGCTAAGGTGACAGATGCTCTTAATGTACGGTTTATGCGGGTTTGGGGCTTGGGAGCCTTGTTCGTTTTGGGCTTTATGCTGGTGTTGCACTTTATGCTGATCCGCCCTTTAAGAAGCCTGGTTTGGCAGGCCCGGAAAGGTGAGAGCAGTTCTTTTCATATAGATAGTCCGTGGCTTTTCAGCGAAATACGGGTGCTGCAGGATTATTTACATCAGAGTCAACAGAAGTTGCAGCGAACCCTGAAACAATTGAGAGACAATGAACAACGCTGGTTATTTGCGGTGGAAGGAACCCGCAATGGGATCTGGGATTGGAACATCGCCAGCGGCGAAGTTTTTCTGTCGGACCGCTGGAAAGAGATGATAGGTTATGGTCCTCATGAGCTTGAAGGGCTTTATTCTACTTGGGAAAGTCGACTTCATCCCGATGATAGAGAGGCGGTGCTGTCGTCTCTACAGGCCTACCTCAATGGTGAAACCGAGGCGTTTGAGAGTGTTCACCGTCTGCGCCATAAAGAGGGGCACTATATCTGGGTGCTGGACAGGGGAATGTTGGTTGAATGGGATGAGCAGGGGCGCCCTTGCCGGATTATCGGTACCCATGCTGATGTGTCGGATGATGTACGTAATCAGCAAGCTCTGGCCCATTTAGCCAATCATGATGCATTGACTAACTTGGCTAACCGTCGCGCCTTGATGGACGCCTTGTATGAGCAGCAAAAGCACTGTCACAACAGCTTGCAGTGTGCAGCGCTGTTTCTTATCGACTTGGATAATTTCAAAACCATTAATGACACTCTAGGGCATCACTTGGGAGATCGGCTGTTGATACAGCTGGCCGCTCGTTTCTCTGGCTATTTTACTGCCAATACTTTGGTTGCCAGGTTAGGGGGAGATGAGTTCGTTATCCTGGCAAAAGACCTGACCCAAGACAAAACCACAGCGGCAAGGCGGGCCTTGGCGTTGGCCAGTGAGATCAGGCTGTTGGTTGCCAGACCCTTTAATATCAGTGACAAGCAGCTGCATGTGTCTGCCAGCATTGGTGTCTGCCTGTTCGATGATCAGGATGATATTGATGCCGAGGAGCTTTTGAAGCGAGCCGATATGGCTATGTTCCAGGCCAAGGAAGGCGGAAGAGATAACTGCATGATCTACAACTCCGAGATGGAGGTTAAGGCTCACCAGAATCTGCTGATCCAGAATGAGTTGCGCTATGCCATCGAGCGGCAACAACTCTCTTTGGTTTATCAGCCAATAGTCGATTCCCAGGGGCAATTGACAGGGGCAGAGGCGTTATTACGCTGGCAACATCCGCAACAGGGGAATATTTCGCCGGCGGACTTCATTCCCATTGCGGAAGGCAGCGGCCTTATCAGTGAGATTGGCCATTGGGTCATTCTTGAAGTTTGTCGCTTCATTCGTGAGCAGCAGGCCAAAGGTATAAAGGTGCCCAAAATTGCCATTAACCTCAGTGCCAGGCAGTTTAACCAGCCTGAGTTTGTGGAGCGCCTGATCGCCTTGTTGAAGGCCCAGGGGATTGCTACGGATGCATTGGAGCTGGAGTTGACTGAGTACGCCCTGTTGACCAACTTGTGCATCATGAATACCCGAATCGATCTGTTGAAGAAGGCTGGGATATCTGTGGCGATAGATGACTTTGGCACAGGTTACAGCTCGTTGAGTTATTTACAGAACCTGCCTCTATCCAGATTGAAGATAGATGCCTCTTTTGTGCAGAAGATAGGCTCGGGGCGTAGTGCGGATGCTATAGTCAGGGCCATAGTCGAAATGGCCCACAGCCTGGAGCTGAAAGTGGTTGCAGAAGGGGTTGAAACGGCTCAGCAAAGAGCCTTTTTGAACCAGCTCGGCTGTGACAGCTTCCAGGGATATCTGTTCAGTCAGCCTCTGTCTGAGACTGAGTTCGCGACTCTGTTGCATGCGCCGAAGCATGAGTTACCGTGCGCTGCGCCAGGAAGTTGA
- a CDS encoding alpha/beta fold hydrolase: MVTTQARNAEPASTLSQLETFWQGVTHAKLAVGFGKELAYGYICHPKAKQAVVISNGRVESYLKYRELIHDFYQQGFSVYALDHIGQGLSSRLTANPHQGHIDKFQDYVDHLHCFVEQVVVSNQYEQYFLVGHSMGGAIGTLYLQQYPQRFTAAAFSAPMYGIRLPMPRNFVRWLAGKLNSYGPHTEPNYVLSGHDYRPLEFKDNQLTHSESRYQALLDLCRQRPEIQLGSPTNQWLIEALDACEKTITAARESKVPILILQAEQDTIVDNQAQIAAIGPEVILEKITGARHELFIEIDAIREQVLSIIFNFLAQRTVTHASAHATESRTQSQTEAD, encoded by the coding sequence ATGGTAACGACCCAGGCCCGCAACGCAGAACCCGCTTCAACCCTGTCTCAATTGGAGACTTTCTGGCAAGGTGTCACCCATGCCAAGCTGGCAGTGGGATTCGGTAAAGAGCTGGCCTACGGTTATATTTGCCACCCAAAGGCGAAACAGGCCGTCGTCATCAGCAATGGCCGGGTTGAGAGTTATCTCAAGTATCGGGAGCTGATCCATGACTTCTATCAGCAAGGTTTTAGTGTCTACGCCTTGGATCATATTGGGCAAGGGCTATCCAGCAGGCTAACCGCCAATCCTCACCAAGGGCACATAGATAAGTTTCAGGACTATGTTGATCACTTGCACTGTTTCGTTGAGCAAGTAGTAGTTTCAAACCAATATGAACAGTATTTTCTGGTAGGCCACTCCATGGGAGGAGCGATAGGAACTCTGTATTTGCAGCAATATCCCCAGAGATTTACTGCCGCGGCCTTCTCTGCCCCCATGTATGGGATCCGTTTGCCAATGCCGCGCAACTTCGTACGTTGGTTGGCGGGGAAACTCAATAGTTATGGCCCGCATACCGAGCCCAACTACGTGTTATCCGGCCATGATTATCGTCCACTCGAGTTTAAAGATAATCAATTGACCCACAGCGAAAGCCGGTATCAGGCCTTACTGGATTTATGCCGGCAACGTCCGGAGATCCAACTGGGCTCGCCCACCAATCAGTGGTTGATAGAAGCATTGGATGCTTGCGAGAAGACCATCACCGCAGCCAGAGAGTCCAAGGTCCCGATCCTCATTCTACAAGCTGAGCAGGACACTATCGTCGATAACCAGGCGCAAATCGCTGCGATTGGCCCCGAGGTAATACTGGAAAAGATCACGGGAGCCAGGCATGAACTCTTTATTGAAATCGATGCAATACGTGAGCAGGTGCTGAGTATTATTTTCAACTTCCTGGCGCAGCGCACGGTAACTCATGCTTCGGCGCATGCAACAGAGTCGCGAACTCAGTCTCAGACAGAGGCTGACTGA